The Miscanthus floridulus cultivar M001 chromosome 7, ASM1932011v1, whole genome shotgun sequence genome includes a region encoding these proteins:
- the LOC136465869 gene encoding uncharacterized protein gives MPLRQTDLPITFGDPTNYRTETLTFEVVRFHGTYHAILGRPCYAKFLAVPNYTYLKLNMSGLCGVITIGSSFQCTYECEVKCCEHAMAIVASKELAAIRKEVVKEAPNPKRLAGSFEPMEGAKGVLIDPSGSKGKVVCIGTTLSSE, from the coding sequence atgccacttaggCAGaccgatctgcccatcacctttggagATCCAACCAATTACAGgacagagacccttacctttgaggtggtcaggttccatggaacctaccatgccatcctaggacgtccatgctatgcgaagttcttggccgtccccaactacacctacctaaagttgaATATGTCGGGTctatgcggggtcatcaccatcggctccTCCTTCCAGTgcacctatgagtgcgaggtcaagtgctgcgaacacgccatggcaatcgtcgcctccaaagagcttgcggccatcaggaaggaggtcgtcAAAGAAGCACCCAACCCTAAGCGGTTGGCCGGGTCTTTCGAACCTATGGAGGGTGccaagggggtcctcatagaccccagtggctccaagggaaaagtggtgtgcattggcaccacactttcctctgaatag